The following coding sequences are from one Ruminococcus flavefaciens AE3010 window:
- a CDS encoding phosphatidate cytidylyltransferase yields the protein MLTRIISGAVGVVLLGIVLCFHATIVLPIAVAAIIAVMLFELLRAVKLHKCIPILLAAEACGIAVPLLYGYFHKAKDVQYYLTDFRMYGENTIIDPAYTLYVFCAVLLAAFVIFITWLKKHKEIRYEQVFFVLAVMVLVPQAMTTMIRIERLGKPMLIGSTYTVSGLFLLVMGLCGAWIADTGAYFTGVAIGKHKLCPEISPKKTIEGLVGGIVTTAVVYAIAFSAYYGFTAKRAAIAFATGAVCAVIGTVGDLSASMVKRQIGFKDYGKIMPGHGGLMDRFDSVLFVLPTFYAFIALFGVQ from the coding sequence ATGCTTACTCGCATTATTTCGGGAGCAGTCGGCGTTGTACTGCTGGGTATCGTACTTTGCTTTCATGCTACTATAGTGCTCCCAATTGCGGTTGCAGCAATTATCGCAGTAATGCTCTTTGAGCTTCTCCGCGCGGTGAAGCTCCACAAGTGTATCCCGATACTTCTGGCAGCAGAAGCCTGCGGCATAGCCGTTCCGCTTCTGTACGGCTATTTCCATAAAGCAAAGGACGTTCAGTACTATCTGACAGATTTCAGGATGTACGGCGAGAATACAATAATAGACCCTGCGTATACTCTTTATGTGTTCTGCGCAGTTCTCCTTGCAGCCTTTGTTATCTTCATCACATGGCTGAAAAAACACAAGGAGATACGCTATGAGCAGGTATTCTTCGTACTTGCGGTCATGGTGCTTGTTCCGCAGGCAATGACGACTATGATACGCATCGAGCGTCTCGGTAAGCCCATGCTGATAGGAAGCACCTATACAGTCAGCGGACTTTTCCTGCTCGTTATGGGACTGTGCGGCGCATGGATAGCAGACACGGGAGCATACTTCACAGGCGTGGCTATCGGCAAGCACAAGCTCTGCCCCGAGATAAGCCCCAAGAAAACTATCGAGGGACTTGTTGGCGGTATCGTTACTACAGCTGTTGTCTATGCCATTGCATTCTCGGCATACTACGGCTTTACTGCTAAAAGAGCAGCTATCGCTTTTGCGACGGGAGCTGTATGCGCAGTAATCGGCACAGTCGGCGATCTTTCCGCTTCTATGGTAAAGCGTCAGATAGGCTTCAAGGACTACGGAAAGATAATGCCCGGACACGGCGGACTTATGGACCGCTTTGACAGCGTGCTTTTCGTGCTGCCTACATTTTATGCATTTATCGCCTTATTCGGCGTACAGTGA